A single window of Martelella sp. NC20 DNA harbors:
- a CDS encoding substrate-binding domain-containing protein, whose amino-acid sequence MKKLTALLAGLAIAIPLAAVAQDAPGTVKKDSYRFLIVPKVVHPWFDKVNDGAKMAAEALKAQTGADIDIVYSAPQTADVVQQVQIVESAISTRPDGIAIDLLDPSGNRGSLEAAQSQNIPLVIFDSIPPEGMAIPYIGSDFCEQAKIASRRLVEILDGEGEVAIMMGVPTAPNHSIRADCHREVFAEHDGIEVVAEGIDNDSIETAQQQAAAIMQAHPNLKGWVASDAAGPIGIGQAIIEAGKQGQVTLVGLDNLPEMLDMIRSGVADSSSASQPELQGYWSVMLLWAQATGAPVPQYLDTGNAFLTKDNVDG is encoded by the coding sequence ATGAAGAAACTCACCGCCTTGCTGGCGGGATTGGCTATTGCCATTCCCCTGGCCGCTGTCGCGCAGGATGCACCTGGGACTGTCAAGAAGGACAGCTACCGCTTTCTGATCGTGCCGAAGGTCGTTCATCCGTGGTTCGACAAGGTCAATGACGGCGCAAAGATGGCTGCTGAAGCCCTGAAGGCTCAGACCGGCGCGGATATCGACATCGTCTACTCCGCTCCGCAGACGGCGGACGTCGTCCAGCAGGTTCAGATCGTGGAAAGCGCGATCTCGACACGCCCCGACGGCATCGCAATCGATCTGCTCGACCCATCGGGCAATCGCGGGTCGCTCGAAGCCGCTCAGAGCCAGAACATTCCGCTCGTGATCTTCGATTCGATCCCGCCGGAAGGCATGGCGATCCCCTATATCGGTTCCGATTTCTGCGAACAGGCCAAGATCGCTTCGCGGCGGCTGGTCGAGATCCTCGACGGCGAAGGCGAAGTCGCGATCATGATGGGCGTGCCCACCGCGCCCAACCATTCCATCCGCGCCGATTGCCATCGCGAGGTGTTCGCCGAGCATGACGGCATCGAGGTCGTTGCCGAAGGCATCGACAATGACAGCATCGAGACGGCACAGCAGCAGGCTGCCGCCATCATGCAGGCCCATCCGAACCTGAAGGGCTGGGTTGCGTCCGACGCCGCCGGACCGATCGGTATCGGCCAGGCGATCATCGAAGCCGGAAAACAGGGTCAGGTCACGCTGGTTGGCCTCGACAACCTGCCGGAGATGCTCGACATGATCCGTTCGGGTGTCGCGGACAGTTCGTCCGCTTCGCAGCCCGAGCTTCAGGGCTACTGGTCGGTCATGCTGCTCTGGGCACAGGCCACCGGCGCTCCGGTTCCGCAGTATCTCGATACGGGCAATGCGTTCCTGACCAAGGACAATGTGGACGGCTGA
- a CDS encoding ISAs1 family transposase: protein MTDSDREHGGFFEEAGVFLGYFEDIPDGREVGKVGYPLSEVLLLCLLAVLSGAETFTDIANFGHRKLSFLRRFRPFSGGTPSHDHLGDILATLDAAAFQRCFVAWVTSLTGLATEVIAIDGKTVRRSKGAKAAIHMVSAFAARQRLVPGQVKVGDKVGDKANEIVAIPHLLKVLAIEGAIVTIDAMGCQRTIAQQIVDQKADYVRALKSNQSALRDDVSLFVTERKARQYADTVISRHETIDGDHGRIETRTATVLHDIAWLQQRHKWPALKSVVVIDGIRETGSKTERETRLYISSLNLPADKLGPIVRSHWAIENSLHWVMDMVFRDDECRVRTENAPANFTTIKHIATNLLRLPTSRDSLRSRRKITAWDDDFLASLIADDPVTRFHWAKARWLDGQG, encoded by the coding sequence ATGACGGATAGCGATCGGGAGCATGGCGGATTTTTTGAGGAGGCGGGTGTTTTTCTGGGATATTTCGAGGATATTCCGGACGGGCGTGAGGTCGGCAAGGTCGGCTACCCACTGAGCGAGGTGCTGCTGCTGTGCCTGCTGGCGGTATTGTCGGGGGCGGAAACCTTCACGGACATCGCGAATTTTGGCCATCGGAAACTGAGTTTTCTGCGTCGGTTTCGGCCCTTTTCCGGTGGCACACCGTCGCATGATCATCTCGGCGACATCCTTGCCACGCTTGATGCCGCGGCGTTTCAGCGCTGTTTTGTCGCCTGGGTCACGTCGCTGACCGGCCTGGCGACAGAGGTGATCGCCATCGATGGCAAGACCGTGCGCCGGTCGAAAGGGGCCAAGGCGGCGATCCACATGGTCTCGGCGTTCGCCGCGCGCCAACGTCTGGTGCCGGGTCAGGTCAAGGTTGGCGACAAGGTTGGCGACAAGGCTAACGAGATCGTCGCGATCCCCCACCTTCTGAAGGTGCTGGCGATCGAGGGGGCGATCGTGACCATCGACGCCATGGGCTGCCAGCGTACGATTGCGCAGCAGATCGTCGACCAGAAGGCCGACTATGTCCGCGCCCTCAAGAGCAATCAAAGCGCGCTGCGCGACGATGTCAGCCTGTTCGTGACCGAGCGGAAAGCCAGGCAATACGCCGATACCGTGATCAGTCGACATGAGACCATCGATGGCGATCATGGTCGGATCGAAACCAGGACCGCGACTGTCCTGCATGATATCGCCTGGCTTCAGCAACGCCACAAATGGCCCGCCCTGAAATCCGTCGTCGTCATCGACGGCATACGCGAAACCGGCAGCAAAACCGAGCGGGAGACCCGCTTATACATCAGTTCGTTGAATCTGCCCGCCGACAAGCTCGGACCGATCGTTCGCAGTCATTGGGCCATTGAGAACAGCCTGCACTGGGTGATGGACATGGTCTTCCGCGACGACGAATGCCGCGTGCGAACCGAAAACGCCCCAGCCAACTTCACCACCATCAAACATATCGCAACCAATCTGCTGCGATTGCCGACCTCCAGAGATTCACTCCGCTCAAGGCGAAAAATCACCGCCTGGGACGACGACTTCCTCGCAAGCCTCATTGCCGATGATCCGGTCACCCGATTCCACTGGGCGAAGGCCCGGTGGCTTGACGGACAGGGTTGA
- the gltX gene encoding glutamate--tRNA ligase, translating to MSTTGPRLRIAPSPTGEPHVGTAYTALFNYLYAKKMGGTFILRIEDTDATRSTPEFEKNVLDALKWCGLEWAEGPDVGGPYGPYRQSDRKDLYKPYVDRLVAEGHAFHCFCTPERLERMRAGQRAEGRAPKYDGLCMHLKAEEVTARIAAGEPNVVRMKIPTEGACKFTDGVYGDVEIPWDAVDMQVLLKADGMPTYHMANVVDDHMMKITHVARGEEWLASVPKHILLYTYLGLEPPQFFHLPLMRNPDKSKLSKRKNPTSISYYSALGYLPEALMNFLGLFFIQISEGEELMTMDQLIEKFDADNLNKSGAVFDTQKLEWLNGRFLRETLSEEDFILRVAVWASENARLKEGLKLSQSRITKLGELPALMGFLLQSDMVPEAEAFAKIKKTNPAEILEILQAVQPVLEKLVEWNAATVEEALRRLSEDIDKKLRTVVAPLFVAMSGSSRSLPLFDSMAILGRAVVRQRLKTAEGVVAAMVAEEAGK from the coding sequence ATGAGCACAACCGGCCCCCGCCTGCGCATCGCGCCATCTCCCACCGGCGAGCCGCATGTCGGCACCGCCTATACCGCGCTGTTCAACTATCTCTACGCAAAAAAGATGGGCGGCACCTTCATTCTGCGCATCGAGGACACCGACGCCACGCGCTCGACCCCCGAATTCGAGAAGAACGTGCTCGACGCGCTGAAATGGTGCGGGCTTGAGTGGGCGGAAGGCCCGGATGTCGGCGGTCCCTACGGTCCCTATCGCCAGTCGGATCGCAAGGACCTCTACAAGCCCTATGTCGATCGCCTCGTCGCCGAAGGCCACGCCTTCCATTGCTTCTGCACGCCCGAACGGCTGGAGCGGATGCGCGCCGGCCAGCGCGCCGAAGGCCGCGCCCCGAAATATGACGGACTGTGCATGCATCTGAAAGCCGAAGAGGTCACCGCCCGTATCGCGGCCGGCGAGCCCAATGTCGTGCGCATGAAGATCCCGACCGAAGGCGCGTGCAAGTTCACCGACGGCGTCTACGGCGATGTCGAAATCCCGTGGGACGCTGTCGACATGCAGGTTCTGCTGAAGGCCGACGGCATGCCGACCTATCACATGGCAAACGTCGTCGACGACCACATGATGAAGATCACCCATGTGGCGCGCGGCGAGGAGTGGCTGGCCTCGGTGCCGAAGCATATCCTGCTCTATACCTATCTGGGGCTCGAACCGCCGCAGTTCTTCCACTTGCCGCTGATGCGCAATCCCGACAAATCGAAACTGTCGAAGCGCAAGAACCCGACCTCGATCTCCTATTATTCGGCGCTCGGCTACCTGCCGGAAGCGCTGATGAATTTCCTCGGCCTGTTCTTCATCCAGATATCCGAGGGCGAAGAGCTGATGACGATGGATCAGCTCATCGAAAAATTCGACGCCGACAACCTCAACAAGTCCGGCGCCGTGTTCGACACCCAGAAGCTCGAATGGCTGAACGGAAGGTTCCTGCGCGAGACGCTGTCGGAGGAGGATTTCATCCTCCGCGTCGCCGTCTGGGCCTCGGAAAACGCGCGGCTGAAGGAGGGACTGAAGCTCTCCCAGAGCCGGATCACCAAGCTCGGCGAACTGCCGGCGCTGATGGGCTTCCTGCTGCAGTCCGACATGGTTCCGGAGGCGGAAGCCTTCGCGAAGATCAAGAAGACCAATCCGGCGGAAATCCTGGAAATCCTGCAGGCGGTGCAGCCGGTGCTGGAGAAACTCGTCGAGTGGAATGCCGCGACGGTTGAAGAAGCGTTGCGCCGGCTTTCCGAAGACATCGACAAGAAGCTGCGCACCGTGGTCGCGCCATTGTTCGTCGCCATGTCCGGCTCGTCACGCTCGCTGCCGTTGTTTGACTCGATGGCCATTCTCGGCCGTGCGGTTGTGCGCCAGCGGCTGAAGACGGCTGAAGGCGTGGTCGCGGCAATGGTCGCAGAAGAGGCAGGCAAGTAA